One region of Citrus sinensis cultivar Valencia sweet orange chromosome 6, DVS_A1.0, whole genome shotgun sequence genomic DNA includes:
- the LOC127902989 gene encoding uncharacterized protein LOC127902989: MSRKGGARHASSSRDVLGIADDADPTLHEMANEGNPMMRAMLRLMEQQSKLIQDMARGRVGAQENVPVERQGGARDHGAMVNLERFKKLGPPTFQGTADPMVAEAWLKQMEKIFVAMGCNDDQRVILASFVLQGEADHWWDAKSRLIRAGLQDAPITWELFLEAFHEKYFPERVRHQMEADFLRLTQGTKSVAEYEEQFTALSRFAHTLVANEGSKCRKFLEGLRPNIKGRLTILKINNYADLVDRAILAEKDILEAQVTRDQRNKKNPQGGPQNGSSYRQGPHSQKYNGGGNKWDNKGVPDDTARRNYPICRHCERRHPGECHWKTGACFACGESGHRIMDCPKRRSETTNTQTNEGQRKKPRVQGRVFALTEKDAEVSNDVVSGTLSLFSREAKVLFDPGATHSFVSCVFARYANVPITPLDVHVTISTPMGDCQFIDHVYK, from the coding sequence ATGTCACGTAAGGGAGGTGCTAGGCATGCCTCTAGCTCGAGAGATGTTTTAGGTATCGCTGACGACGCTGACCCAACCTTGCACGAGATGGCTAACGAAGGAAATCCTATGATGCGCGCAATGCTTAGATTGATGGAACAACAAAGTAAGTTAATTCAAGATATGGCTAGAGGCAGAGTTGGGGCACAAGAGAATGTGCCAGTTGAAAGGCAAGGTGGCGCAAGAGATCATGGGGCTATGGTGAACTTAGAACGATTTAAGAAATTGGGACCACCTACCTTTCAGGGGACTGCCGATCCCATGGTTGCAGAGGCATGGCTAAAACAGATGGAGAAGATATTTGTGGCTATGGGTTGTAATGATGATCAAAGGGTAATATTAGCCTCATTTGTCCTTCAGGGTGAGGCAGACCACTGGTGGGATGCCAAATCTCGTCTCATAAGGGCTGGCTTGCAAGATGCACCCATTACTTGGGAGTTATTTTTGGAGGCTTTTCATGAAAAGTATTTTCCTGAACGAGTTCGACATCAGATGGAGGCTGATTTCTTGAGGTTGACTCAAGGAACAAAGTCTGTTGCGGAGTATGAGGAACAATTTACTGCCCTCTCTCGTTTTGCTCATACCTTGGTTGCTAATGAAGGTAGTAAGTGTAGGAAGTTCCTGGAAGGGTTACGTCCTAACATTAAAGGGCGATTGACCATCCTTAAGATTAACAATTATGCCGATTTGGTGGACCGAGCAATTCTTGCGGAGAAGGATATTCTTGAAGCCCAAGTTACAAGGGATCAGAGAAATAAGAAGAATCCACAAGGTGGACCGCAAAATGGAAGTTCTTATAGGCAGGGTCCTCACTCCCAGAAGTATAATGGTGGAGGTAACAAATGGGATAACAAGGGTGTTCCTGATGACACTGCTCGGAGGAACTACCCCATTTGTCGACATTGTGAAAGGAGGCACCCTGGTGAATGCCATTGGAAAACTGGAGCTTGTTTTGCTTGTGGAGAATCTGGGCATAGGATTATGGATTGCCCAAAGAGACGTAGCGAGACTACAAATACTCAGACTAACGAAGGGCAGAGGAAGAAACCGAGGGTGCAAGGGCGTGTTTTTGCACTAACAGAAAAAGATGCTGAGGTGTCCAATGATGTAGTATCAGGTACATTGTCCTTATTCTCTAGAGAAGCCAAAGTTCTTTTTGATCCTGGTGCTACACATTCATTTGTATCTTGTGTGTTTGCCCGTTATGCTAATGTGCCTATCACACCACTGGATGTTCACGTGACAATTAGTACCCCTATGGGGGATTGCCAGTTTATAGATCATGTCTATAAG